The Actinomyces lilanjuaniae genome segment TGGCCACCACCGGGGGGCGCAACGCGTTGGTGGTCACCGTGTGGCAGGCGGCCGCAGCCTCCGTGCGGGTGGCCGTGGTCGCCGCCATCATCGCCCTGGTGGTGGGGGTGGCTGTCAGCCTGCTCCTGTCCCGACGGCCCCGGGGGCGCTGGCTCGCCCGGGCGCTGGTCGTCCTGGACGCCGTCTTCATGCTGCCTCTGGGGGTCTCCGCGGTCACCGTGGGCTTCGGCTTCCTCATCACCCTGAGCCGCCCGCCCTGTCCCTGACTCGCTCCTGGTGGGTGCTGCCCTGGCCCAGGCGGTGGTGGCCGTCCCCCTGGTGGTGCGCACTCTCCTGCCGTCCCTGCGCGCTGTCGACCCCCGCCAGCGCCAGGCCGCCGCCGCCCTGGGAGCCGGGCCGGGCCGAGTGCTGCTGAGCGTGGACGGCCCCAGGCGCTGCGCTCGGGCGGGCTGGCCGCAGGTCTGGCCCTGGCGACCTCCCTGGGCGAGTTCGGGGCGACGTCGTTCCTGGCCCGCCCCCAGGAGCCCACCTTGCCGGTGGTGGTCTACCGCCTCATCTCCAGCCCGGGGGCGCAGAACCAGGGGATGGCCCTGGCCGCCGGGGTCGTGCTCGCCGTGGGGCGGGACTGGTCATGCTGGGATGCGAGGCGCTGGCGCGCGTGGCTGAGCTGAGAGGACAGGAGCGATGACCATGACCAGGACGATCATGACCAGGAGGATCATGACCAGCATGAGTCCCGGGACCAGCAGCAACGGTACGGCCGGTACGACTAGCGGTGCGCCCGGGACCAGTGGCGCCGCCACAGGTGAGGCCGCCGGTACAGCCAGCACGGCCGGCCCGGGCGCCAGGGGCCTGTCCGTACGCGGCCTCGCCGTGACCTATGGGGGGCGCACTGCTACCGGTGCCGTCAGCGGCCTCGACCTTGACGTGGCCCCCGGGGAGGTCGTCGCGCTCCTGGGTCCCTCCGGCTGTGGCAAGTCCTCGCTGCTGCGCGCCGTGGCAGGCCTGGAGGACCTGGCCGCCGGGGAGGTCCGCTGGGACGGTGAGGACGTGGTGGGCCTGCCTGTCCACCGGCGCGGGTTCGGGCTGATGTTCCAGGACGGGCAGCTCTTTGAGCACCGCGACGTGGCCGGGAACGTCGCCTACGGGCTGAGGCGGCTCCCGCGGGGCCAACGTGCCCAGAGGGTGGAGGAGATGCTGGCGCTCGTGGGGCTGTCCGGCCTGGGGCGGCGCCGGGTGGCGACGCTGTCGGGCGGCCAGGCCCAGCGTGTGGCCCTGGCCCGCTCACTGGCCCCCTCCCCACGGCTCCTCCTGCTGGACGAGCCCCTGTCCTCCCTGGACCGTGCCCTGCGTGACCAGCTGGCCGCAGACCTGCGCTC includes the following:
- a CDS encoding ABC transporter ATP-binding protein, encoding MTRTIMTRRIMTSMSPGTSSNGTAGTTSGAPGTSGAATGEAAGTASTAGPGARGLSVRGLAVTYGGRTATGAVSGLDLDVAPGEVVALLGPSGCGKSSLLRAVAGLEDLAAGEVRWDGEDVVGLPVHRRGFGLMFQDGQLFEHRDVAGNVAYGLRRLPRGQRAQRVEEMLALVGLSGLGRRRVATLSGGQAQRVALARSLAPSPRLLLLDEPLSSLDRALRDQLAADLRSILRAQGTTALYVTHDQDEAMTVADRVGVMGSGRLLRLDTPERLWAHPGSDEVARFLGFGPFLAAGAGGGSCLALAPGALRAQESGETLRVSPGTGSGQVGAGESAATGKAGEQTGAPGLRTQPPVRLVGATLGSRVRRGRWEVEVLLGPGQVVTLGADRFVTTGRERVAVVARAASQPGEPVIALLDLTRTALLPRYAGGGEPAS